GAGAGCCCCGAGAAGCCAGGCTGCGAGTTACCGAAAGCTTAGCAAGCACCACAGAGAGCTTTCTGACAAAGCCGTTTTTACTGAACCCTCGCAAGCGCTGCTGCCAAGCGCGGAGGAACCCGCGCGGCCTGTGCTACCACGCCGCTCCTGCGGGCTGAGGCAGGCGATCACGAGTGCCCggccctggagccttctcccaGCTCCCCCCGCCACCAAACCCCAGCCCAGCGCGGCCGGAGGCGGGTCCGCCGGGCTCTGCAGCAGAGCGGCCCCGGCTCGTTGCCCACTCCCGAGAGCAATGGGCCTTCCCCCTGGCTGTCCAGGCGGGCCCAGCCGCTGCTCCCTTGCTCCTACCTGCGTTGGCGGCGAGTCCGCTGGCGGGCGCTGGCTGTGCAGGCTGTGCAGACGGTACATGCAGGTGGGCAACTGCTCCGCCAGCACCGCGCCACCGCCGCCGTGGAACGGCCTCACCTTGTACATGGGCATGGCGGCACCCGCCGAGAACGCGCACCCCGCTCCCAGCAGCCGGTgagcccgcccgcccgccgtgCCCATTGGCTCAAGCTGGAGATCTGCGCCTTACTGACTCACCCGCCACCCAATCAACGCTGGCGGCTGCCGCTCCGCCTCCTTGTCGTCTTCCTATTGGCCAGCGTGAGCCATTAATTCTCCAAGAGACTCGCCGTGGGGCAAAAGACCAGCTCCGATTGGATTGTTCTATTGACTAATTAGCGTCAATACAGTTAAAAGCTTGATTAGGACTGGCGGGCTCTTTTACTTAGTAACCAATGACTGAGTGGAGGCGGGGCATGTGGGGATGGGGTCCTGAGAGAGGGAAGCCGCGCGTCCCGCCAGGGCCCTGATGGAGGCGGCAGCGCCTTGGTGAGTGTCCGCCCCGGGGCCCGGAGCGGGCTATAGCGGTACCTGCGTCGGGCCGTGTCCGGCTATAGTCTTACCCGCCGTGGTGGGGCCGCCCCTCGCTCGCACGCCGCTGCCCGGCGCCTGGCCGCTGGCGCCTTTGCGGCCTCCTCGCCCGCTTCTGGCTTCTCGGTTCCCGTCTCTTGTCCCGTCTTGCGTGGGGAGGCTTGTGGGACTCCTCGGACGCTCCGCATTTGCGTGCggccccccgccccgcccctggGCGCTGATTGCCCTCGCTTGAGAAGAGCGGAGTGTCGCCGTGAGGCGAGCATCTCCCACCTTCTTTATGCtacttggtttttttctgtctcttttctctttctaagtCTTGAACCGGCCAAAGCCATCAAGCCCATCGACAGTAAGTCCGTTCATCGGATCTGTTCGGGACAGGTTGTGCTGAACCTTGGCACTGCCGTGAAGGAGTTGGTGGAAAACAGCCTGGATGCTGGAGCTACCAGCATTGGTAACCTTTTCATCGTAATTTCATTAAATTTCATAGGGTTATAAGGtacttctttttcctcaaaGCAGAGTGCGTAGTAGCagatcttcccctgtttaagcttgaacccgttaccccttgtcatatcactacagtccctgatgaagagtccctccccagcatccttataggcccctttcagatactggaaggctgctatggggtctccacgcagccttctcttttccaggctgaacagccccaactttcttatcctgtcttcatacgggaggtgctccagcccctgatcgtcaaagatatttttgttgttcttcaaACTTGACATAGAAAACCATTATCTGGTAAAGTTACTTAAAGTACAAAATTAATCCTGAATATTGTGTATGAACCTACAGAAATAAAGGACTTCACTCATTTTTGTAgatataaaactgaaagattATGGAGCCGAACTGATAGAGGTTTCAGATAATGGATGTGGAgtgaaagaggaaaactttGAAGGCTTGAGTAAGTTGAACCTTTTTCATAATTTGTATTTGGACATTCTGAAGGATTGTTTTCAGTGATAAAGCTacttaaaaacaacaaacaaatgaaaacacctAAATTCCTAAGGTTAAtaatttttaacaggtagtCATCTTTATATAATGTATGCATGATGTGCAAGACTTGAGCAAAATTGGACTGGGCTGCTGTAGTGCTATTGTGGTTATAGTTCTAGTAGCTCAAAAGTAGCCTTTGGTTTGATTGCTGATTTAAGTACAACAAATACtgatagaaaaaaattatagcAGAGAAAGCCCTATAAATGTTTATTTAGATTCAGTCATGTTGAGTCATTGAGTCACTGTTGAAGGTGTTGAGCTTTGTGGAAGTGACTGCTTTTGAAAGGTGACTTATAAACCTGAACAGTTGCTGCAAGTGAACCAACACTGCATACGTGACTGTCATGTTTTCCGTTTGCTAGTTCTAAATTGTATGAAATGGGAGCAGAAATCTGTGACAGGTACatcagcagcaaaggcagaacTGTGTACTGCCCCCAGGCATCTTGTAATGCATGTACTAATAATGCTGTATGAATTTTAGGTGAAAGTATGGATTAAAGGGTGTATCTGAGGATTTTAAAGAGATCTGGcttataggacaaggggaaaagaaatatgcAGAAGGCTCTCTGCTTCTTGATGTGCATGCAGAATCTACTTGCATAGACCAGTGTCACttagaagtaaaataaatatttcaaacatttttttccagctctgaaaCATCATACATCAAAGATACAAGATTTTTCTGATCTCATACATGTTGAAACATTTGGGTTTCGAGGTGAAGCTCTGAGTTCACTGTGTGCATTAAGGTATTACTATTAAACTTCTTATTAGTAGGAAGTTACTAtatgcagaaaaataactgaatcCAACTTTTCAGTTTACTGTTATTGATAAAATGAGGCTTTGAAAACTTCCTGTTTCTTAATGTTTGGTTGATTTTGAGCAACAGGTTGCATGACATCTTGAGTCCTTCCCAACCAAAATTATTGTATGATTCTAAGCATCtgaaatgattctatgattctaaataccTTATTGGTCCTTGTATGTATAACATTCAGCATTCCTAAGTATGCAGATCTGTACAGGGTGGAACTGTGCATTTGCATAAGCGTTTGATCCTCTGATGCAAAGCACTGTAACATCTAAGAGCTGTTTGCCAGGCTGTTACTCATTAAAACTGTACTTAAACTCCCAAAGTGCACATTTGAAATAGCACAGCTTTTGTGCACAGTTCTGTGATCAAGAATATTCTGCTGTTATGTGTTAGTATGAGAAATGTCCTGTCCAACAAAACCATACTTTTAACATTGTATTTTATAGGAGAATGAAAGGGATACAAGTAAAAATGCTTGCATTGTAGCTAGGAAAATGTTGCACTATTCTCTAGGTATGCTTTAGTTGTATGTGGTAAAGAGTTAGTTTTGATTAAATGAATAGTATTGGTATGGTTTTTATGCCTGATAAGGTGATGAGGGGATGAGGAATGGGTAAGAAAATACAGTGCTCAGCATATAATTctgttcccttttcctttccattagTGATATTACCATTTTTACCTGTCATAAGTCTGCAAAGGTTGGGACTCGGTTGGTCTTTGATCACAATGGTAAAATTACTCAGAAAACGCATTTTCCACGACCACAAGGAACAACTGTGAACATGCAGCAGTTATTTTATACTCTGCCCGTGCGGCATAAGGAATttcaaagaaacattaaaaaggtATGTTAgatcagaaattatttcaaaggatTGTCACCCCAGACCTTATTCACTGCTGATACTGCATTGAGAACTGTACTCAGTTCTCTGAGAATACACTGATTTTTGTTCAGACTATTTGTACCTGTCTTGTATCTTAATCAAATAAGAAAACAGTGATCCTGTATTCTTTCATCTTGTATTTTGAAGTGGTTGGTTTTAGAGGTGCATTCTCAAATGTTCAGATATTAAAAAGAATCTATATCATGATcacttttgtgtgttttgaaatCAGGGACTGCTGTATTATGGCTAAATAACAGTCTTGTAAAGATTGTTTTTGAAGCACTATTTTTCACATCTAATTTTTTTAGTTTGTAAAGGTATAAAAGAATTATTAAACCCCCTCCCCCACCCTCTTTTTGTGTTACCTGCGAAtattgaatgttttcttttaaaaagagacatttcaTCAAAGTgtgaacttttctttttcttcaataggaatatgcaaaaatggtCCAGCTATTGCAGGCATACTGTATTGTTTCAAAAGGAGTGAGGATTAACTGTACTAATCAAGTTggccaagggaaaaaaagttctGTTGTGTCCACTACTGGGAATCCtagtttaaaggaaaacattggAGCAGTATTTGGGCAAAAACAGGTATTGCTTTTATTATTGAGAGGAGAGATCATATAGCTGTTCAGAGACATTTCTGATATCTAATAAACAGAGGAGGTGTAGGAAACCTGTAAAGACCTTAAGAGAATGGAGCATGTGTTGACTTGTAGCACACCCCACAGGTTGAAGAAGGAGAAACAGTTCAGCCTCCACAGATTGTCTTGAAGTTTCTAAATCTGATTACAGATGTTTTGATGCAAGAGAAATTATTTAGGAAACAGGGTTACAACGGTATTATTACAACTGTATTATTACAACCGTAGGGAATATTGAGTGATAGACAGCTGCTGGTTGTTGATAAGCGCTTTCTGCCTTCACAGTGCCCATGTAGAGATTTCAAAGCCTTGGTCATGCTGTGGCTGAAAGACTAGATGAAAGATGTAACTTTATCTTTCCACATAGCAACGAACATAGCTGAAAACTCAGTTTTACCCGAACAGAATGCTTTGCTTATAGCTTGCTTATATAATATCAAATACTTTAATGTATAATCAAGGGAAGATTttctaatgaaagaaaaataatagaggCATGATTGGGAAAACGTTTATAGTAAACATACCTGTACTTAGGCAGGTTGTGATTCAAATAACAACTTTTCTAATAGCTTTATTGTTATCTCAAGAGAAACTTCTATTATTCTTtgccttttggttttgtataAAGCTTGATAAGCTTGTGTATTTAAATGTAGCTGGAGAGTccaaattattttgttgttctgCGTATGTATATTTTCAAGTAAGGGTCTGTGAATCGACTGAGGCGAGAGTAGTGATATTAAATGAtgagaacaaaaaaccccaccattttATCAAATGGATTTTAAGGATGATAGATaataaaatagaaggaaaaaatgtttcatttccttttttttccttgttttagtTGCAGAGCCTCATTCCTTTTGTTCAGCTACCTCCTCATGAAGCTGTTTGTGAAGAATATGGAGTTAACGCTGCTGACATGCCACAGAATCTTTATAGGTAATTAGAAAAGTATAAAACACTGTTGCCAATGGAATTTTACCATAACCCGAAactcataaaaaaaagaaaggtggtAGTTAATAGTATTAAAAATGACTAAGAACATCAGAGTAGATATTAGTATGTGATTTGGGGAAGGACCATCACATGATTAAAAAAGTTAACTGAGGCCTAAGATGTTGCTAATCAGATGAGTGGGAAGAGCAAAACTACTATTCCTTGTATCCTAGTCAGTTACATATTACTGTAATCTTCAGCAGAATGTCACCTTTATCAGTACCCTGAGTAACTGGATGATGAATTTGTATCTGTTATTTATACCtgtatttctttggttttgttacttAGAAATGATACCGGATGAATGTGAATCAGTTCATGTAATTACTGTTTACTGTCTTTAAGTGTACTTTTCTAATCTCTCATTATATGTGAGATTTATTGGCAAATAGGTGCATCAGTATCTGACCAATGAAAGTTCATAACTGACCTGTCATCTTCtggtttcagagcagaaaaacaaaagccacttCTTTTGAAATCAGTGAGCTACTCTTTCAATTGTCTGATGCCTTTTTGGAGCTGAACATGTAGCCTTTGTCAGATAAAGAATtaggagaagaaagaagttcACATATGTACTGATGCTGTATAATAGTGCTTCTTTTAGCCCTTTATAAAATACTCATCCATTAAATATGCTCAAAGTCCaaaaattttcttttgctgctccaTTTTACCTTACTGTTGTTGTTATTCAACAGTATTACAGGCTTCATCTCTCGCTGTGATCATGGTGTTGGAAGGAGTGCAACAGACAGGCAGTTTTTCTTTATCAACCAACGTCCATGTGATCCAGCAAAGgtgagggttttatttttctaaaatcaCCAGTGCCTAGCTTGTTTGATACTCTCAGAAAGCCACCAGATGAGTAGCTGATACGTGTATTTGTGGCTTGATGCTGCAAGTTTCTGCATCTTAAGGTTTTGTGTTCATTATGTCTATTTGTATGAACAAAAACTCACTCATGATTTAGTTCATTAGTTGTTTTGAAGGAGGTTAAGTAACACATACTGATGGGAAATAGAAGATAATAGTTTTGGCACTTACTGTTTTTTCACCTCTGCAGGTTGTCAAACTTGTGAATGAAGTTTATCATGTATACAATAAAAACCAGTATCCATTTGTAGCCCTTAACATTTCTGTAGATTCTGGTAAGTTACGCATAATTTTCAGTAGCTTCAGTAAAGTCTGTAATTTAATTGAAGAATAAATTGTACTTATTTTGAGAATATCATAACTTTTTTATCTGCATGACTTCCTGCACTGgggtgattctgtgatcttccGTTGATGAGTGAGAAGTGAGGTCTAGCTGTGGTTCCACTTTTCTCTGCCTCTACTTTTTCTGTACTCAAAAGTAACTTATCTCAAGTAATGAGAAAAAGGCAATCTTGTGGTTAGCTTAACTAGAGGAAAACTTGTACTGTGTTACTGCACAGAATtagcttctgttttgtttgctggaaTGTTGAGGAAAGGTAAAAGATTAATTTGCAGACTTACTGTGAATGTTAACTGTGGCTTTGGTTTTAAtcctgtgaaataaaaataaggggGTTGAAATGGCAGAAAACTGACTTTGATCCAAGggtggatttctttttttatttttcatttaaagtgtgattgttttcctttttctgtaagaGTGCATTGACATCAATGTAACTCCAGACAAAAGGCAAATTTTACTTCAGGAGGAGAAGCTTTTATTagcaattttaaaaacatctctgaTGAAGATGTTCGGGAGCGACGTTAACAAACTGCATGTCAATCAGAAACTTCTGGATGCTGCAGGTAAGGGACAAAATGTGAAAATTTTGTGTGTGATATATGGTAGAgatttgaaaatagaaaaatgtgtttttaaaaacccagcgaagaaaggaaaaaatgtctgGCTGTTAATTCATGTATCTTTCAGGGCAGATTTTTCATGTGTTATTAAACTGAAAGATTGTTACTGGCATCAAATAATAAGTGAGGACCCAAAGTTATAAAGTGATTGCTATGGAAATTACACATGCCAGCATGACATGTTTTACTTTCAACTTTATGGGGGAAAAAGCTaacacaaactgaaaaagaCTTCTCCCGAGATGATGGAAGAAATCTGATTCCTTTATTTAAATGTCCTCAAGAAAGAATGGTTATGGCCTTACAAGCAAAATCTGAAATTTGAATAAGAGTTTGTTGGATTTTGAACTTCGGTTCTCTCATGATAACTGCAGGAATTGCTGATTCTCTTGTGACTGTATAGTCTTTCAAAGTTGCTTTTCAGGGTTAGCACCACCTCATCCCCTAATTTATTTCAACAGAACCccttctaatttcttttttttactgacTTACAGGATCAGCTGTAGCCTGATTCTGTTATTTTAACTTTAGTAAAATATGTGTTGGACTGACAGTTTCTGAGGTTGAAGATTCTCTTCATTATCTACACAAAATCACATACACTGCAAGTATCTGTTGTGCCAGCACTTTAGCACCTTGCCAACGCATTTTTGTAGTGACCATTAAGGTATAAGAGCAGTTCACTTTTCATTGTTGCTCAATCATTAAACTCTTTCGATAATAGAAACGGACATGCTGATTGCTATTCCCTTTTAAAGAGGTCACAAATTCATCCACATAAGTACTGTTACGTTTTTTAAAGATgtaactgcctttttttttgtgtgtgtgttgcatTTCAGCCCCATATTCAGTCATTGTCTGAACCATAAGGGCTCCTTTAAGGAGTTTGCTGTTCTTCTACCTCTCTTTTCACTGACTTTACTAAAACACATAGTTTAATTAATGTTTCCAGCTAACTTAGAATCTTGAAATATTCTTTATTCTGATTTTGTTAGGCAATGTCAAGAAAACACTTcctgaagagacagaaaagccTCAGGTAGAAATGTTGCCTGACTCTGAAACTGAAAATCTAAGTggtgaaggaaaaagaataatgaCTCTTTCCAGATTAAGGGAGTCATTCTCTCTCAGTCAAACAACAGAGAATGATTTTCGAAGCCCTAGAAAGGTaaaacagcagctcagctcccctAGACAAATGTCACTTGATACCAATTGGAGTACCGTGAAGAGTCAGAAGGCTGTCTTGACTAGGGAGTCCAAGAGTTGCCATAAGATGGACTTAAAGATGTCAACTCCAAGCAGATATTTGAGGAAATTGGAAGATAATGCAGATTCTGGATTCTGTAGCACTTCTGAGTCAGATGCTGGATGTAGCACACCAGAAACTGGGAGCTGTGTCAATAACGAAAGTGTAATGAATCTTTGTGATGAAGAATTCTGTAGCTCAGAACAGCAACttcaaaatgaatgttttaGAACTGTTGGATGTAGTGAGAAATCGTTGGAATGTGATGCTCACGTCTTGGGTGCTGAACATAAGTTAAATCAAAGGATTGACTGGACTGATCAAAATAAGTTATCTCAAGAATCTGATAGTTCTTCTCCAAGAATAAAAcgttttaaaagcagaagctttAGCAGTGAAGTGGACAACTTTAAGGCAGGTAAATGTCCTGAACTGAAGAATACTGCGAACTATAAGCCAACTGTTGATGTTCTGGTGAAAGTTGAAAGGAAAACTGTGCCACTTGAATTCTCTATGAAGGTTTTAgtggaaaaggtaaaaaaggtAATagagcaacaacagaaaagtacagaaacacaaaattacagaagatttaaagcaaaaattagTCCTGGAGAAAATAAAGTAGCAGAAGATGAATTGAGAAAAGAGATCAGGTATTTTCACCTTCTTAACATACTGTATTCATCAATTAACAAAAATAGTTCAGGGAAAATATAAGACCTCTTGTGGGATTGGGAGGAGGTTAAACCTGTTAGTTTTGGATATGTCCTTTATTTAACTTATGTCATTAAAATGTCCATTTGACAAGTTATTTTacctggcagagcagctgtTCAAACTAAATGCAAGCAGAATGTGGAAAAAGACACTAAAAAGGCCACAAACATCCTAAATTTGGCTTAGTTCAGACTTGTAATTTGCCGTGTAGTCAGAGAAGTGTTGAATTTCTTGACAAGTAACTCTGAAAAGACTGGATAAGTCATATATCTCCCTCTTGTGAATTTGAAATTGGGTAAAACATGGCTGTGAATATAAGTTACATTCAGGTGGTCACTGGACAATAAAAGTCTATGATGTgttaattttgaattaaaaaaaaaaaaagtgttaggaAAGCCTTGTAATTGCAAAAAAAAGGCCAATGTCAGCTTACTTCAAAACTGTGATGCTGCCTTTGGTGTTATTTACTTGGACTATTGCTATACTGCCCATTTCTAATTTTATTATCATCAGTGGCTGTGCTTAAAGTGAGAGAATCCTAAGCAAGTCCTGTCTTAATAAGATTGTGTTCTGCCAGAAATGGCCTCATCAGTCAGTGGCATATTCCCGATAACTGTACTTCTTTACATTCATAGCCTGcttaaatgacattttctttcttttatgtaTTGTGTTTGGCAgggagaaaaagatgtttttaagtTTTACAGTCTAACATGATAGCTGATGACATGTAACTTACCTGTTTGTATTTTCTATATACAGTAAAGaaatgtttgcaaaaatggaaatcATTGGCCAGTTCAATTTAGGGTTTATTATAGCAAAGTTGAATTCTGATCTTTTCATAATTGACCAACATGCTACTGATGAGAAGTACAACTTTGAGATGTTACAACAACACACTGTTCTTCAAGGTCAGAAGCTGATAGTGTgagtattttcagtattttaacaataataattttaaagtttaattcAAGGTTTCAGAAGGATATTTATGGTTATATTCATGTAGCACATGCAAAACACTGAAGgtgaaagttattttttataGTCTCTATTTCAAAGAGTCAGTCTTCACATGAGAAATAAATTCCACTAACCCAGTTGTAGCTGTGCAGCAAATCGGTGGTCAGACAGATTTCATGATGGGCTTACATAGAAACCCACAGTTTGGTAAGGATAGTGATACAGTGCGGATGTGCGGATGTTGGAGCTGCTGTTGCAACAGGGAGTGCTGCccaaccagcccagctctgctgagtaCCACTTAAAAGTGATCAGTTCAGTAGTGAGATCTTTTTaacaaagcaaagtgaaatGTTTTGGTAGAGAGCTCTGTACTGATAGCTCTGGATTGCTTCTCAAACATGTCTTAAGTGATCTGCGCTATGTAGTGATGCACTACCAtgtatttctctctttcaggCCTCAAAATCTCAATCTAACGGctgtaaatgaaaatatacTGATTGAAAACCtggaaatattcagaaaaaat
The Lathamus discolor isolate bLatDis1 chromosome 6, bLatDis1.hap1, whole genome shotgun sequence DNA segment above includes these coding regions:
- the PMS2 gene encoding mismatch repair endonuclease PMS2; amino-acid sequence: MEAAAPCLEPAKAIKPIDSKSVHRICSGQVVLNLGTAVKELVENSLDAGATSIDIKLKDYGAELIEVSDNGCGVKEENFEGLTLKHHTSKIQDFSDLIHVETFGFRGEALSSLCALSDITIFTCHKSAKVGTRLVFDHNGKITQKTHFPRPQGTTVNMQQLFYTLPVRHKEFQRNIKKEYAKMVQLLQAYCIVSKGVRINCTNQVGQGKKSSVVSTTGNPSLKENIGAVFGQKQLQSLIPFVQLPPHEAVCEEYGVNAADMPQNLYSITGFISRCDHGVGRSATDRQFFFINQRPCDPAKVVKLVNEVYHVYNKNQYPFVALNISVDSECIDINVTPDKRQILLQEEKLLLAILKTSLMKMFGSDVNKLHVNQKLLDAAGNVKKTLPEETEKPQVEMLPDSETENLSGEGKRIMTLSRLRESFSLSQTTENDFRSPRKVKQQLSSPRQMSLDTNWSTVKSQKAVLTRESKSCHKMDLKMSTPSRYLRKLEDNADSGFCSTSESDAGCSTPETGSCVNNESVMNLCDEEFCSSEQQLQNECFRTVGCSEKSLECDAHVLGAEHKLNQRIDWTDQNKLSQESDSSSPRIKRFKSRSFSSEVDNFKAGKCPELKNTANYKPTVDVLVKVERKTVPLEFSMKVLVEKVKKVIEQQQKSTETQNYRRFKAKISPGENKVAEDELRKEISKEMFAKMEIIGQFNLGFIIAKLNSDLFIIDQHATDEKYNFEMLQQHTVLQGQKLIVPQNLNLTAVNENILIENLEIFRKNGFDFIINENAPVTRRVKLISLPTSKNWTFGPQDIDELIFMLSDCPGVMCRPSRIRQMFASRACRKSVMIGTALNVQEMRKLITHMGEIEHPWNCPHGRPTMRHIVSLDLISTE